Proteins encoded in a region of the Pseudomonas putida genome:
- a CDS encoding Hcp family type VI secretion system effector, translating into MAFDAYIQIDRIPGEARDEKYSQWIEVLSYDFGVSQSTSATASSAGGATSGRSSVTNFTFTKYLDSASCKLMEASCTGQHLKAVKLALCRAGGDKLKYYEIILEEVIIAEYSQSVDTGVPLEVVQLNYGRIKTTYTQQRRIDGGGGGNIAGGWDRIGNKKYA; encoded by the coding sequence ATGGCTTTCGATGCATATATTCAGATTGACCGTATTCCAGGCGAAGCACGGGACGAAAAATACAGTCAATGGATTGAAGTACTTAGCTATGACTTTGGGGTCAGTCAAAGTACATCCGCCACTGCAAGCTCGGCTGGTGGTGCCACATCCGGCCGAAGCTCCGTCACCAACTTCACATTCACCAAATACCTCGACAGTGCCAGCTGCAAGCTGATGGAGGCCAGTTGTACAGGGCAGCATCTCAAAGCGGTGAAGCTGGCACTCTGTCGTGCCGGCGGTGACAAGCTCAAGTATTACGAAATCATTCTTGAAGAAGTCATCATTGCCGAGTACTCGCAGAGCGTCGACACCGGTGTACCGCTTGAAGTTGTACAGCTCAACTACGGTCGAATCAAGACCACCTACACCCAGCAACGGCGCATCGATGGCGGCGGTGGCGGCAACATCGCCGGCGGCTGGGACCGTATCGGCAATAAAAAATACGCGTGA